tcgcAGTGCTATTTACATTGCTGATAATGATGCCTTTCATGAACGCATCAAGTACATTGAAATCGACTGTCACATCACTCATCAATATTTGAAGAATGTGAATCTCCAGTTGTACTACATCTCCTCTgctgatatcttcaccaagaaTCACTTGCCTGGTTGTCTTCAAAATCTTATATACAAACTCCAGCTAGCTTCCCCCTTGCCACTTGGAGCTTGGCCCAGTGTATTGTGCTTTGTAGTatactcatattacttgtacttCTCACATGCAACGCTTATATAAAGCTCTCTATTGTACAGTGTTACATACATCATATATACAGTTTAGTGTCTCtgtatttatattattaacatGTATCCTGGTGAACTTTTGAATTTTCAAGTCACATTTATTCTTTGCATTTTCTCCTAGGTTCTGTAATGTGTCATTGATTTTGAAATTGCTTCTTGTACTGTACAGGCGGTAAATTGCAATGGTGGAAGTGTTTCAGGTTATTTGCAGTAGAGATCAGCTAATTGGTCTATTAGTTCCACTTGCAGAACAAGTGCTAAATGTCATCCTCATCCATTTCCAGGATAGGTGGACCTGAAAGCAATGATCCATTCTTGtcttcattttttcttaatgtcattttgagattgaatgttGTTTTCCTcggttaattttttattttgttggcaGTTCCATCAAATCAGATGCGAGTGGAACCATGAAACAATTACTTATGGTGACAAGTCTGACTTAGGGGACGACGTATCTGTGTTATGTGGAGAGCTAATCCCAACCTTAGAACGGCTTGAATTACTAAGTGAAGTATGCTTCTTTTTACTGGTTACAACTTAGTAGCCTCAAATCAAATCAAGGAAATTAATGTGCAGATAATTTTATATAGTGGTCAtctaatatgtttgtttagtttTATGAATTAGCAAttgtgaaggaaaaaagaatcCTTACCTTCAATGGATTGAGGATCTGATATTGAAAGAATATCGAGTCTTCCACTAGGAACAAAATGTTGGTAGGACAAGAAGCCAGAAGCAGGAGGCTGGTCTTTTCAGTCCAAGATAATAAGATCTTCAGTCTGGTTTTCCTCTCCTAGTATGTCAAGGATCATCTGTGAGATCCAtcctcaccccccccccccctccccttttttttttcctttattaccCCTTTTTTggagacatttttttttggtgtgtgtgaaGAAAGCATTTCTGAATACTTAAGCCACTCTTTCATTTTAATGGAGGTTTGGTTGTAGCAAGGCTTGGGCCTTGCTGTGGTTTTTAGTTTGAGATCATTCTTCAAAAATTAAATGCCAATGCTAAAATCTTTTGGTTTGGTTGTAGTGTTGTCAGGGTTCATGTCATATAAGTCATTAGTATTTGCGCTCATGgattttagaattggatatttACACGGTGGTGGTTGTCTTCTCAGGATAAAGTAGGCCACAATCTTAAGGTGTTTCGAAGATTAGTGACTTGACAATTCAAAAGTTGGCTTTATGAGAATGTTTCATGAAATAGATGGAAGATTTTCATCTATGAaacacgggtgcgtttcggaattcgggtgcgggtgcgggagtGAGTGcaggactcggcaatttttgaaaaagtagggtgcgggtgcggcgattaaaaaattattaaaaatatttttatttatatttttaatatattgctaaacataattttttcacattatataaatatataccaaatttaagaacaataggaTATGGAAGTGGAAAATTGCTCAAATTTAAGATTGACCAAATTTAAGATTGCAAGTTGAAGAAACACTTCCCGCCAATCCAAGTCCAACAACATGGTCTAGAGACATTCAACAGCACCTATTTTCTctactacacttttttttttttgaatttcggccggtaccGGCATATTTCGGCCGGTATCAGCCGATTTCGTCCGATATCGGCATATTTCAGCCGATATCGGCatatttcggccggtatcggtttgcgcccgatacggaccgattcggGACGAATCGGCGCGCGTCGGCCCGATTTCGCGCGCGTTGGCCCGAATCAGCGCCGTATCGGCACGAATCGGtgcgaatcgcgccgaaaaaatgattttttttaatacccgacgcggcacggacgcgcaggcagcggcgtcgcctgcgcgtccccGCTTCgggccgcgtcggacgcgggtgcggcggcccaaacgccgcacccatGCTTCCCAGATTTTCATTGACTTGAGGGAAACGTCATTGTTGATCTATTCAATATCATGTATAGTTTGAATGTATCAAGTATCTGTTAGCCTAGTGCAAACAAAATCTTCAATTTCAGTTTTTGGGTTGGTATTACTTTCGTTAGGGATTGAAAAGTTGATTCATTTTTTGATTAATTACAGCTATCCACACTAAACTATAGGGAATGCAAACACCTTAGTTTGAGACTAATTTACTCTATTCAATTTACGGTCTTATCCTTCGTAAACTGTGAGCGTATTAATAATGTgcaatttaaattatatatatatatatatgtattttttttaacatctaaCTTTGAGATTAAGCTATCCATTAATTTAGAGGTAATTGGTATTTAGTAGGCAACCCTCAcccataattcttttttagaaaGGTAGATTTTGGGACTAGAACGCATGACCTATCGTTTGTGTGGAATACACTTATATCTAATCAATTAGGAGCCAACAAGAAGAAACTATCCCTATCACTCTCAAGTTAAGGTAATCTATCCTCCGTATTTGCTTTTGACTTTTCAATCATTGTGCAAGCTGTTTGTAGATTTGGGAACTTGGGCAATCCAATCTTTGTCGCGGACAAAGTTTCTTTCTAAATTAGGGGTGGTAAAATTAGACACGATCCGTGAGTTCGACAAGAAATTAGTAGGTTATGGGTTGATGCTGAATGAGTTTGTGTCATATTCAGGTTGACATGActgactcgtttaataaatgagttgggTTAGTGTTCATCACATGGAACCCGTTTGACatgtctgacccgtttaattaaatgacattttaccaatatactcTTTAAACTCTAgttatataaacttattagtttttgtggtttattttctttgacatattatgattgattatttgtgatattgagttatgctttatttttgaattattatttttaatgcagttactcgttagttctgaattttatattaaaaatatttctttgtttggtttttcataattcatatcaatttggttgatactaaaattagtttttttttcttcgatttgatatatatatatatatatatatatatatatatatattctttaggtgtgaattttgaaaatctaactattaaattttatgttctttatgttcttaatatgcatatcaaattttgtttaaatcgtatattatttacaatttgatcaataaacttatttttcatatacaattttagattacaaaaacttcaaattttaagattttttttttataacatagcaattgatctttgattttcttgaaattttacaagtatgaatgatataataaaaacatgtaattcaacggttagattttcaaaaattcacactcaatatatagatatatgagGATCTTAAGgggtttttctccaaactagtttgaagaaaAACTATAATCCTACCTTGGCTGTCtgctatgagagagagagagattttttctagtaaagttaatttttttaagttttggtaaatattaattattttatttaatgacttgtattttttaaatgatgtggcatgttttaattaaattaacaataAAGATTATGCAATATTTGGTATTTAATGATCACCTTATTATTGGATTTAAATGGAAAGGCTGGTATTATAACATTAAATATTGTTAGGGGtgtaaatttgaattattgaaTATTGGGGAGTAGAGAAATCTGTTGAGTTTTTGCAATAGCTATGGAGGGTAGGAGCAGATTGGTTAAATTTTGGATGGAGGTGGCTTGACAGAAGCCTCCTCAGAGATGGGTGAAACTGATATCAATGGTTCTTTGTGGTATCTAAGTAGTGTGATGGGTGAGCTGTGGGTACTTAGAGATGGGCTTGTGTTAACTAGAAACAAAAATGTTTCTAATTTTTCTGAGGAATTGGATGCCATAGCTATTGttcatctttaaaaaattctCATGCCCATTACTCATTAGAGCCTTTACTCACTAATTGCAGGATCAGTTGAAGTCTATCCCCAACCTTCGGATTGATCGCATTTATTGGGAAGCAAACTGGTGTGCTAATGCTTTTGTAGGATTAGGCAATTCTAGCAATGAGGTCTTTGTTATGTTTCATAGCTCACCGCCAGTGGTGGAGCAGTTATGCTCCCTTGATAGAGAGGGAGCCTTTTGTAACAGTCTTATTTCTAGTTAATTGCTTATTatcatttttcacaaaaaaaaaaagaaaagaaaaagaatattagGGGGTAACTACATTGCTTAAGAGAATGTGTTGTATGTAGTACAATTTACTTTACTTTATCTGAAAAGTTATCAtaacttttgagtggagtttaCGAAGAGTATTTGAGTTAGAACTCATTTACCTCTCCtttgtatgtgtatgtgtatgtgtgtttggttttccaaagaaaaaaaaaatactaggaGGTAAAATCAAAATGACTCTGAACATTAGGTGTTTAGTCTTTTATATACATAATGTAATTGTGGTTATGgaaagaacaatgtatctattGACCAAATGGTTAACAAGGAATATGCAGCAcaatgtgaatttttttagcttttagctttttatCACACATTTAGTGTAAAATCTATCAAAAGGTATATTGTTTGTATCATATTTAGCAAATAAGCTACCAAAAACTATAGAATACCCAAATAGATAATCTAGTATAGAGTAGTTGAAGAAGTTAACTAGGATGAGAATAACAATGGGAACTGAAGTAGGAAACGTGTCAATAGCTTCGGCTCATCGTGGGCCTGTAGGGTGGCTTCCTCTTCCACTTTCCTAGGCCACTTAGactattgtttttctttttctttgtatttaatatttttttcgaTTGTTCACTTTAAATCACCGAAGGAATTCAGTTCAAATGAAAGGATCTTTTTCCTTCACGTTACTTGTATAAGTCACCCTTAAAAATCATCGGAACTTAgaaatatgttttctttttgttcttttagttGGGTTAGGGCCAAATGTTCCTTTGATACCAACACTCTTTTGTGTTGTAATAACTCTTCCCTCCCAGTTGCCATTTGGGATGTTCTTGGACTTTTGTAAGAGGCAGCAGACAGCAGTGACCTTTTTTAATGCATATATGAGTTACTGAGCATTATCGTAGAATCATCACATACGACTATAAACATTGCCTTTGCATTTCGATGTGAATGTGACAATTGCTCCACTAGGTTTTtattcacaaaaaattattgaatctGGCTTAATTACAATGAACTGAAGGTTACAATTCTGCTTCTTTGCTGCTTTTTCTTTACATTTTCGGCACATGAGATATATCATGTACTGCGCACCTTGATATCCCAAATccataatcacaaaaataaataaataaataaaaactaacaagtCATTAATGGAAAATATATAGCCGGATTATCTGGTCAAGGTTGTAGACAGGACTTAGGTTGAACCACTCCAGAATTGGTGCCATGGGCATTAGTACACTTAGAGATGACTTGCTGTCCAGATTTATCTGATTGAATCTTTATGCTACTCAAAGTTATTCCAGTGCAAGCAACAGATTGACTGCAATTGAGGTTAATTGCTACATATGTGCTTGATGTTCCAACTATGTCATTGTAGGTCACTTCACTTATGTGAACTCCAGTTGACTGTAGTTAGGAAAGCTAAATTTAATATGTATTACATATATAACATTTACCTTACAAGAAATTAACTAACATTCTATATATAACaaggttttgtttgctttacCTTTTGTGCACAGTTACCTCTAGCACCTTTAATATCGCAGTAATATTGATCGATATATATTGGATTTTGTACTGATTGTAAGGTAATGTGCTCAAATGAAATCTTTCGAGCGTAACCCAGTCCAACCTTTTTACAAATATTGTAAAAGCATTagatataaataacaaaacattGTAATTACTTATAATTATTACCTGCCATGTCTTGATTCGAGCTCCATTTGTGCTTCCCTTGAAATTGACTCTCTTCACATGAATGTTTTCGACTTTAACAGAATTTCCATTCTTGCCTAAGCTTCCAATGCTGTTTTGAAACAAACGTGAATATAAGAAATTAATCATTTGTTACAAATGTACATGCGTAAGGTGATAAATATGGTAACCAACACGGAGTTAAGAAATTGCACTGTAGCCCTTTTGTCTTACAGTAGCCAAGAAGTTTCAACAATAATCTTGGACCCTTTTTTGTTCTTAATTCGAATGATTATCTTATTTAATTAAAcgtaaaaaattatattaatccTTGATGTGGAACTGCTTTTTTATCACATTATTTATTAAATCCTAAttattagtaaatttttttacattaagCAGGAGTAAATGGGTAGACAAAGCagtattttattattcttttttccaAAATCAGGAGGATTGGGTAAAAAAATGTCATAGGTGGATGACCCACCTTACTCCATGACCTGGTCCACAATTAACGAATGATACGTTAATATTAGATGTCATATCTCCAATGGAAACACAATCGTCACCTGTTGATTATGCAATGTTGAGTCAGTTCATATATCCATTATGTTAGTTTATaaatcttttataataaaattgaattattaCTGCATATTGGTCTCATATTAATTAGTTTGATTGaacaaaagtgacaaaatttCTTACCAGTAGCTATGATAGAGTTGTTGACAAGGACATTTTGAGAGGCTTCAATGTGAATGCCATCAGTGTTAGGGCTATTTCCTGGAGCTGTTATATGCatattcttaatcaaaatatCATTACTCTGATATATCACTAAATGCTCTTGGGCGCTGTTAATGAAGTAAATGCCGCTAATAGTGCTTTGCTTGCAAGATATGAGCGACAATGACTGCAATTAATACACCGTACAGATAAGTATTagtaaaaatgtttttaagaAACCGcacttatttaattaatcaTCAAAACACCATGcatataacaaattaatcaaaatataGCGAATGTTATAGATTTGAATTCTATTATATCTGTAAGTTCCAACTAGGTTAACTGATAAAATCTTTGaaggttgaataagagatctgtgGCTCAATCtccacttacaccaaaaaccgattggtgtcttggtctaacgATAAAGCTATAATCCAAAGcgaacgtcataggttgaaaatatttctcaaaaaaataaaaaagaattctatcatatctaaaaaaaaaaaaaaaaaaaaaaaaactatgcatATAGTACAAAAATATAAGTAAACAATATAGTACAAAAATATGATATAATCTCAAAAACTCATGTAAAAAATAGACCTCAATGTATGCTGATACTTACCGTTGGCGCCAATGAAGTGCATCCCTTCtggggaaggaaaaaaaaaaagaaaaaagtaattagaCACTGAAAGAAAGACCTGTGAGATACTGAATTGTAAAGATTAATTATGATTGAACTTTaaagttgattaattatgtttgtgtatatatatatatatatatatatatatatatatatatatatcgtacCAGGTTAGGGTGATCTCTGCAAGACTGGTTCCACCAATTCATGCCATGGCCATTAATGGTCCCAGTGCCAGTGATTAAGAGACCGGTCACACCATTAAATGTTAGCCACTTGCTTGTGTCACGCCCCGACCATACACTTGGTGAGGATGGCGAACTAATTGTCCCTATCAACTGTACAAATTTCAATCAGTATATAATATTGCTtatcatcttttcttttcttttcttctttaccactcgtaaatgaaatttatgttattttctttggtgtttaattctttaaattattttgtatgcCCAAAACATGTTTCTCTCATTTTGACAATATGATTCTCTCCTATCTCTCCCCTATATTCAAGCAGTGGGTTGAGTTTgaagcaaaaaacaaaaccctttCAAACCAAAcactctaaatatatatatatatatacataccaAATCCTATTAAATTTAGGAATTCTATACCAATTAACTCAtcctttcatttatattttaaagatgCATTTGTTTATGTTACGATGAATTGGAACtgttaaacatataatatttgttAGAATTAACTTAAAAGTGAATATCCGAAATATTGTttagcaaaatttaattattaatcaattaataTGTTTTGAATAAGATTtgaatacatacatacatatacatatatataaatatatatatatatatatatatatatatatatagtataaaagTCAAACCCTTCAGCCCTAAATCTTAAGAGCATTTACATTAGTccgtataaaataaaaattgtgtaaaattttcacaattttgctTTAAAATGATCCACATTAGTGTGTATcattgtgtaaatttatattgacactatttattttgcatttagttgtttattctttttttttttaatgtattctGAGGATCAAGAAAAAGAGTGAATGATAGtagttgtgtgtgaaaaaagagaaacaataaaaaaactctAGAAAAATTGgcattttaatgaaatgtagtgtgaaatagaaaatttgatatgtggTGTTTCAAAAAttgagtatgtaaaataaaaaaagtacagattcttatactaaaatagacataAATTTTTATACGAGTTGATGCAGATGTTCTAAAAATGTGAATTTGCACTCATctcatacatatttttttttttaaaatgacaaatTCTTCCTATTTGGGTTGGAAACTCCACTATATATAGCTGATTGCCATCACTATATTTAGAcatgtgatttaaaaaaaaaaaatttggaatcaaaacatgagatttattatggtaaaatgtaaactttttttgtagaatatatataaaagaaatgagaaaattgaaattcaatattTTTGGTGCAGTACATTAGattattcaattgaatttaAGCACTAgattgtattaaatttttttttttttaaaaagataacattaattatattattggtcaatataaatggtatttaaatttaattaaaaaatatgtatctAAGTAattgtatctaaattttatcataaagtaatatatatttGCATTTTACATCTTTCTCGTTACCTGAAATGAAATTTGGCTAGATTTGCATGGACCATTAAAAATAAGAGGATAAACCAAAAAATCCCTGCTACTTGGCACCACGACCGTAGGATTTTGAGTTGTTGCACTACATGCAGCCTTCCATGCTGCCGAAAATGCCTATACGTAGTACataatttttagtaattaatatatactagcctTACTAGGCTTTACATTTActagaaaagagaaggaaaagaaaagaataattaaattcacaagggaattaataaaaaatgtacaTTGGTATCATCTGTTTTCCCATCTCCCTTAGCACCATAATTTAACACACTAAAAATTGTTGCGGCACTTGAGAAAGGCAAATCAGCAGAATACAGCCCAAAAATGAGCATCAAAGCAAAGAAACCCTGCAAATAGAAAAGtaaatattaatgtttataGTTTTAACCAAACCTAGTATTATTATCAAAAACCCAAAGAGTACAAGCTTTCTCAGTTCTCACCATGGCATTCATCATCGATTCAGAGCCGTACAGCTCGATTAAAGTTGTAGAATTAGTGGGTGATCTACAAGGAAAAACAAGGAAAGTTGAAGAATAGTCATAACTGGATAAGTTGAAAAAGAAGTATTAGGAGTTAAAAAGTTGCATGCATGCTGtgaaattacaatcaaaatgTGTATACCAAAGAGATGAAACCTGTACAAAGAAATGAAAGAGGGTTCTGATTTCATTCTTAACTCTCCCTTTAAAGAAATGTATCTCTCATCttgaatgaataaaattttatcatctttgaattgaattgaatttaaaaaaaaaaaaacaatttcatttatcttctttatgtatttatttattagtatcAGTACTGCATTAAAATTTTAGACGTTGCAATTAAAGAGCTAATAAGGTTTTTATGTCTGATAAGTAAATATAGtccaataaattcaaatttccaaatGGCCCAGACTAAAAAGTTTAAGGGggacaaaaaacaaatgaaattagACATAAAAAGAGGGGGGTGGgttagacaaaaataaaatttgacaaaaaaaaagagagaagagaatttAGAAATAGATATTTCAAATGGATGAAATAATCACTAGAAAAGCAAAGCCATTGAGGTAGCTAGCATTTGGTATGAGAGAATCCACATTATTATAAacatctagatttcagaaaatgtGAAGTCTAGAATGTAATTATATCTatgtttacttgtatttggattcaaataaaaatcttgagaatataaaatgcttatatttggtttatttcaaataatcttacaagacttttttttttttccaaaataacaTTTGATTCATAAATACATGACAtcaagtctttaaaaaaaacatttccctccaaataatttttaagaaacaatttataaatataaatcatgAAATATTCAATGCAACTATAGTATAACATATTTTAAATGacatgtataatacaaaaaataactattttaaatGACATGTATAATTTTATCTGTGGGTATCCATATTCTCACAAAAAGGGACAAAAAGGGCATTAAGTGGAAATCtatatttctttgatttctaattTGATTGTGCAATTTGATTGTATAATTTGAGACCAAATACAAGAACGtttcaacattttcaaaaatccTAAAGCATTATTGAGGTTGCATTTTATTTGTTAGAAACTCCCTTGTTACGTTGAGGGGTCATGTTGAGGggtttacattttattttttatacactctcaactaaaaagaaagagaagcaaaaccccagagagagagagagagagagagagagagagagagagagagagagagagagagagagagagagagagagagagagagagagagagagagagagagagagagagagagagagagagagaggatgctTACAACTAAGGTGCCCAAGTTTGGGACTGTATGTGTAGCAAGGAAGATAATCTTCATTGAAACTATTTATACACgaaaaatatctaagataagCAAGTGCTATTTTTtgtaacaagaaaaaaataggtCGAGATAGgtattatttttagattaaCAGCAAACTAATAACGTCTTAAGGTCTAGAAAAATTTAAGGGAGAAACAAGTAGGAAGTAACAGATTATTACTAGAAATATAGCTAATTTTATCCCGCAAAAATTGATTTgtctatttataatttgttaagataaggcaaaaaaggaaaatgatgaaaatagaACAAACTAAAAAGGAACTTactaaattaagaaaataattcaTAGTGGTGATGTAAATGTTTAGCTTACTGATTCATTATATAATTTTCTGGGATAATTAAGTGGATAAGTTGGAAAGTTGACTGAACATGATATATATTGAGAACTATTTTGATCCACATGATTATTCTTTTGTATAACAAATAAGtttattaggtttaaatttaattataagaaTTTTAAACAAGTAATTTGGtttatcaaatttgaaaaatagattaaatattttttttctttcttaaactttactaaaagttCTGtattcatccctaaactttggaagaattttttttcgTCCCTTAACTTTTGTAAAGGTTTTCCTTGCATCATTTGTATCATTTGTAATAATACTAGGTCGTTATGTAGTTTGCCCTTAGTTTATATCATTTGTAACTTGGATCaaaccattttctttttacaaagGTTGGACACATGGCTTGTTATTATTGATCACATGTAGAAAGAAAATTAGACAAAGAACAAGTTACCCTTTATCTCTTGATTAATTTAGTTGTATTAGGGTTATATTAGTGCCTCATGAGACAAAACCCTAATGCCTCGTAtgtcaaatcaatttttgtctttcttttatGAAATAAGTTCGTTCATCCCTAACCTAGGCAATTCACATACCTGCCCAAGCAAATGAGTAGACGACAAATTGATAACCAGACATAACGAATGAATATTTGTCTGATGAAAAGATATGCTTCATGAGTGGCAATAAAAAGAACACCAATCTCCTTATCAACCAGAAACAAACATTCCCACACAAACATTTCAACAGTTATGGAGAGATAGTTTTGTACCCAACACCATCTAATGACCACTTGAGCCCAATATTAAAGCTAGGCAAACTAACattcataaagaaaatgaagtAAATATATTCGACTCACGAGGCACATGTGTATAGTCTCAGGAGACACTAACTCAACTCTAATTCAATTAAATTGGGGATTTGGGTTCTATCAAGACATAGGGGGTAATTTTGTCTTTgtctaatgttatttttgcatGGCACGTGTTCAACATTTTAATAGGAAAGTGGTTTGGTCCAAATCACATcatataatgcaaaaaaaaaaaaaaaaaaaaattacattagcATTTTGTTAGGCCAAGTAGGATATAAACTAATGGacataaacaaaaagatatAAACTAAAACTTCTATGAAAGTTCAGGACAAAAAAgtaacttaaacttttgggataaaaactaaaattttggtaaaaagtttaagaacaaaaataatatt
This genomic stretch from Castanea sativa cultivar Marrone di Chiusa Pesio chromosome 1, ASM4071231v1 harbors:
- the LOC142634725 gene encoding polygalacturonase-like → MFVWECLFLVDKEIGVLFIATHEAYLFIRQIFIRYVWLSICRLLICLGRSPTNSTTLIELYGSESMMNAMGFFALMLIFGLYSADLPFSSAATIFSVLNYGAKGDGKTDDTNAFSAAWKAACSATTQNPTVVVPSSRDFLVYPLIFNGPCKSSQISFQLIGTISSPSSPSVWSGRDTSKWLTFNGVTGLLITGTGTINGHGMNWWNQSCRDHPNLKGCTSLAPTSLSLISCKQSTISGIYFINSAQEHLVIYQSNDILIKNMHITAPGNSPNTDGIHIEASQNVLVNNSIIATGDDCVSIGDMTSNINVSFVNCGPGHGVSIGSLGKNGNSVKVENIHVKRVNFKGSTNGARIKTWQVGLGYARKISFEHITLQSVQNPIYIDQYYCDIKGARGNCAQKSTGVHISEVTYNDIVGTSSTYVAINLNCSQSVACTGITLSSIKIQSDKSGQQVISKCTNAHGTNSGVVQPKSCLQP